TCAGCACAGACGTCCTGTCCTATAAGTGGATCATCCTCATTAACATGACAATACCAGAGTTTAAAACCTACCCAGTAATTATGCGAGAAGTTGGAGTACTTTGACTGTTTCACAATAGCTTTACAGCAAAATTACTATAATATGTGTATGGAAGATGAAGAGATTTTCCCTTCACAGGTACCTTAAATGTTACCTTAGAAAACCACAATTTGGCACATTGTTATGGCTCAGGCTTCTCcagatgaaaacaacaacaataaaaacactgaaatcctGTAATTACATAGCCTGCATACACAAGTCCAGACATTGATTAGCAAAACTTTGACCAATgctgcatatacagtacatattttAGCTGGTCTTTATCCATGCAGTGTGTGTAGAGCAGGGTACAGCAGGGATGAGAGATGATTCCAGCAGGAAAATACTGACGTTACTTAAGAGTTAATTGCTTTGCACTTCAAAGTCTGTAGTTCCCAGAGGGCCAGGCAGCAGTGAGACACCATACATATGTATTAATAGGGATTATGATGAGGAAGCCTGGCACATCATAACACTATGCTGATCAATCAGGTCTGTGCAGTTCTGGGTATCTGTGAGTGTACACATGCACGTGTACAGTATGTCTATGTGTATTTTCCTGAGTGTCTGTCCGGTTTATCGCGCTCAGGGAGAGAGCAGATCAAACATGCATGGAAGTGATAAATGGCACGGCCTTCCAGCAGTGTGCAGGGTGGTGAGCAAATTTCATACTTCAATATTCCAGTGACAGTCGAACTGTAATGTAAATCTGACTTCAGCAGTCAGAGGTGGTATCTGAATTATCTGAATTAGAAATTCGCTGTGTGGGGGCACAAAGTCTGAGccagcttttatttatttatttattttgttttgtagatGGCTGCCTTCTGGAGCAGGAAAAGTCCCCTCAGAGTATTTCTTAAAGCCCTCCAATCAGATCAGCCAAAATTAATCTCAGAGAACGCATTTTAATGAGCTGCCTTCATCTCACGCCAATTTGAGGGGGGAACAGTCCCACCACTgcttgctgctgcagaggagaagaaagataAGGTAGCTCTCTAGCGTGTCAAATTTTGGGTTgctgaaataaaaatcagaCACGTACAGTAGCTGAAAGGAGGCCATCTCCATCTGGGATTCTAGCTGTTTTCTGTGAGGAAATGTTTTACTTACCTGTGTTATCTTGGCTTTTCTGACTGGTTGCTGGACTGACAGGTTGGACTGGCTGGCTGAAGACCAGCGTTGACCTCTGAGCTTGACCTGGTCCTCTGCCCTTGGCCGAGCCCGTGGCGGTTCTGGTGACAGCCCCCAGGCCCAGACGCAGACCTCTGCCAGAGCGCAGCAGACTGCCGCTCCCTCCGGCTTGACTGGCCGTGCGGGCCTGCAGCGCGTCCTCAGCAGTATTCCCTTTCAAACTGGCAGATCTTCCCACCTAGAGATCAAAATGATGAAGTGTTTGAAAAGTACAAACACTATATCCTCATTTTTAGAATGTAAATTGCAAAAATAGTCCGACATTACAACAGaagtcattttcctttttccagaGAAAATCCAATATTTCTGTCCTCTACTCCCCATAATTTACCCTGGGACACCAACTGAAAACAAATATTAGGTATTTCAAGAAAAGGGGCAAAGTTAATTTGAATGAGTTGTACACAAACTGTAACTTTGTTACCTTCTcatacatgcatgtgtctgCTATGACTATAAAATCGCCTTGAAGCCCTCGCAGATGTAATTATTGTCTGTAAAGGAAAGTCCATGAGCATCCAATGGTATTTTCTGCTGCCCTTCACTTACATGCTAATGTGTTTAGCAGCTGACTGTCATGACATGTTTAATGTTGTATATTTTTCCTGTGACATCGTGAGCATActgagaaacaaaacatttcacccTGTAATCTAATTATCCATCGCCATACTTATGTATTACATCTGTCATTATATCCAAAAAGACTACATTCTTCTTTATCAGACATTCTGTATTTAGACTGTGATAAGGCTGATCATGTGCAATAGCTAGCAATTTCTACAACCATCTTGGTTGTCTGACTGCAGTGTGCCCACAGATCTGATTTCAGCTGTGAGTAGAAGAAATAAACAGTCTGATGAAACGTGGATCACAGCATATCTGATACTATTGGCTCTGCAAGAAAATGTAACACAGACCTGCAGGGGAACTGACATCCAGAAATTTGACCTGTTTAACATCTGCAGCGTAATTCAAGAGTAAGTGCTGTCTCTCAACGGCGTTACCCTGCGTGCTGGACAAAATGctaatgtactgtacatgcgGCGACATACAAAGCATTGAGAATCATCTTGTCCCTGTGGGCTTTGTACTTCAAAATGCATTAAGTATTTATTTCCGCATGCTGGTGTTTGACGCTGTATGAATATGAATGCCAAATGAAGCTATTTAATCAGAATCAATAAGGAATGATTTTAAAGCGATAATGAGCAGCTCTtgtgagagtgggagagaagAGCTGTGATCAATTATACATGGTTTACTGTGGGACAGAAATTATGGACAGCAGCTCGCGAAACCGATATGCAGAGTCAACTACTTTAACAGAAGGGGTTTGTCTTTGTACTTAATGCATATGGTGGCGTACTGTATATCACAAAGTAGTTCTCTCCTGCTAATTGATATGGGAACCATCATAATTAAATGCTATTTTTGTCCTtcactgtttgtgtgaatgtgttgtggTAATGGATTATGCAGAATCTCAGCATGATAGAAAATCCTTTGTTGAATGAGAATGAGCCAAATACCAAACAAAAACGATCAGAATACATGCTTCTGTCTTCCAAGAAATATGTATAACAAAGACCTTAAAATCAGTTACTTATAATAAAGACTGCACCCACCTCTGATGTTGGCCCGTAGAAGTTGTCTGCTTTGCTGCCCAGTTTTGGGGgtgctgtgtggctgtgtgtgtgtgcaggagggacagtgtgtgtgtgtccaggggGCCTGATAGTCCTGTTCAGCATTCCTGATGGGAAGACGTTTGTCTGCATCTCTTGGCGGTATTTGTCATAAAGCAGATTGGAGGCACTGAGTACTGGGGctcctctggtttctgcatcagACTTGGAGGGGTCTTTAGGGGGGTCTTTGAAGGAGGTGGCTGTTTGGCCGTGTGTGTATGCTGAGAGTCGGGATGGTAGAGAGGATACCTGATAAGGTCCGTCAGAAGCCTGAGGCTTGAACTGAGGATTCTTTCGGACATAGGTAATGATTTTGGGCCGAACTCCTTTAGGTTTAAGTTTAGGTGATGGGGAGCTCTCTTTGGGGCTTGCGTTGTGGTTCGAGCTCTGCTGGTTGTTAGGAGGCGCTTTGGGGATTCCACTTGTGCTTATATTGGTTTTGACTGGTGCTCTCATGCAACTGTTGCTATAGCCCTGAGCTGATGTTGTTACAGCAGGGTTGCATCCTGACGGGATGTGTCTAATCACCCCAGAGACACTCCTGGAAACGAGGTACATGGAGGGTTGCCTGCGTGGTGAACCCTGGGGTGTCCTGAGAGGGGAGTGGGGAGGGGTAGATGACCTGGAATCAACTCCCGTCCTGTTGGGACTGGAGCAATTCCTTCTGTATGTGAGCTGAGTCTGGGGTCTCTTCTCTGAAGTGGAAGGATTGGAAGGACTTGAATTACgccatgcagctgcagcagtctgtttttcagcaggtgGAGCCTCTCTTGGGGCTGCCTGGTTGGGCTGTCTGGGCTGCGAGAATCCAGATGCTTTGTACAGGGGGGAGAAATCTGACGGCTCGCGTAGAGACGATTTTGTAAACTTTCTGTTTGACCCATTGCTGTGTGAATCTGGAGAGGGGTCACTAGAGAAAGGTTGCCCTGTCTCAGCTTGGTGAGCATTTGGTTCTACCAAACTCGTTGATCTTCCCATCTCTGTCTGACAGAGGGGTCTGACAAGCTGTTGTCGTCGAGGTGGCATCACCCTCTCCTCAAATCCCGCCTTCCTCCTTTGGCCCAGGCCCCCATCAGAGGACAAGCCATTTCTATGTTGACTTCCATCCTCCTGTCTATGATCCTGGCTGTAGTATTGAGGACGGCCATGTTTCTCTTGAGCATGTAATGGTGGGGAGTTCTGGTTGGCATCTACAGGGGCTGCCCTTCTTCTGGTCTGGGCTGAGGTAGTGTTGTTTGTATTGGGATATGGGTTGGTCTTAGAGTtggacagagagatgagagatggCGCTTCTCCACTACTATCCAGTGCACTTGACAGGCTCCCGCTGAGGCAAACGGCTGACagactggacacaaacacatttgtctCCGACTTGGACTCCTTCAGACCTCCCTTccgtctctccctgtctcctgCCCTACCTGACCTGGTGTCCCTTTTCTCTATTGAGCCTGTCACACATGTGTCTAGCTCTTCAGTGCTATGACAGGCAATCCTTTTCTGCACCTCTTTACCCCGCTGTATTCTACCCTCCACTTTGTTGCTGTCGTTGTCATTCCTCCTCACTCCGATAGAAGCAGAACTGGCAGTTGAGCTTGAGGATATGGACATGGCACCCTCATCTTTTCCGTCTCTCAGACTACCTCCATCGTCTTCCTCTTCATTGTCCTCCTCCTGATCCCTGTTTCCCAAAAACGTATGTATCTCCTGACACTCAAACTCTCTGAGATCAGGCTCCATGCATTGCTGTTCAGAACCCCAGATCACTAACTTGTCCGGAGATTCACTCTGAGAGACCAAAGGAGGAATTGAGCCTGTGCTGAATCCTGCATCCTCTATAAGCCCTCTTCCTTCGTGATTGCCGATTGAGGACAATCGATTGGCATTATCATCCCCTGCTTGGGGGAACTGCATCTGGGTTTTGTTACCAATCTTTTCTCCCCTGTCAACATTGGCCCTCAGTCCCTGGTAACCAGTTGGGATGCTCATGACCGACCGATTCTATTGGCGTGCTCAAAGACACCTGCAGGGTGCTGAGGCCATCTATGGACTTGCAAATGTCTCTTTCCTCCCTATCTCTCCTCTTCAGGGTCTGTGTGATGATGGCCCTTCAGTTGATTATTCCAGGGACGAAATGTCATCTCATGAAATCTTTTTCACTTCAACTCGCATTTACTGTGAGTTAACAACGTTGTCTTTGATGGCTCTTCAGAAAGCGGGAGGTCTGTTCAACCTGAAAGCAAAGACAACAAAGGAAACTGTAAGAAAGGCCAACAAGTATGGCTGAAATGCAGAGACTTTCACAGAAGTTATTCTGTTCTTTCCCACAGAGCCACTTAAGGTGTTCTATATTTAGTCTGGTCTGGGTAGCTGCAATTTCAGAAATCAACTGTGCATAGCCCAGAGGCTTGAGCTCTTTATTTGTGTGACTCATATCAATGGATGGTCATTTCAAACTAAACACAACAGGCTGCCCATGGGACAAGACTGTGGAGGCATAAGAGGACATGTCTCTGAACTACCTTGTTTCTATTCTAAAggcttttgtattttttatgaaCATCTTCTGATACAAAACACTATACATTAAATTGTGCTGCTTGAGTGTAAAATTTAACGTGGCTAAATACACAAAGAGCATTATGCTCATATTGTAACCAGCAAGAGTAGTACAGCATTAATAATAGGAATGATCAAATAATGATAGCTGTTCACTGGagggcagaaagaaaagagacaagtgaagagagaagagagggataGCTGAGGCTACAGACTGTATGTAAGTGAAGGAATCACCCTGGGAATGGCTGAtgaagacaggaaggaggaagagagggaagggtgCAACCTGTTTTGTAATGAGCTTTTTTCCTCAAGAGACATTGAAAAATAGAAGGTAGAGGATAGTGGGAAAACATCTGCAGTCAAAATATGTTCCAAAAAATACAATGCAAGCTAAAATTATGTTGTAACAGTTGAGGAGTAAAAACACCAGCTCAGGAGGGATAAATCCATTTTGTAGGTCTGATCACTACAGGAGGGTTAACACTCTTCTCTCAACATGCCTTCTCTAACATGCCATATGGCTGATTTAGCCAATGCCACGATTCGATCGCCCACAACAGCAGCGCACCCTGCCTTATTTAAAATCAGCATTCTGCAGGGTGGACAGAAAACCGAGATTTAGATCGCTGCGACACCACGAGTAGACTCCATTTCAAAGTAACCGACTGTATGTGCTGCCACTGAAACATGTACAGTCAGTAGATGAGCAGATGGCAGGGAGGGCAAATGTCTGAGAGCTTTTGTCACACCGTGTCAAAGCAGGATAGTTTTATCACAGCGgtatgaaaagaggaaaaaacccAAACCAATAAACAAGCACACGTGAGAAAAGGATACTGACTCTGACAACATGAAATGACTCTGTTATGTTTTTGCTCTCGGAGGAAAGACTTCCAGGTGTCTCTTTACATTTCAATCTCTCCATAATTATGCAAGAGCTGTTTGAGGAATTCTCCTTCTGCCTTGAACCAGAAGCATAAAAGCCACAGAATATTTATGGACTCAGTTGCGTTTGAGGATCTTTTGTTCACCTGTTTGTCAAACGCAGCCTCTGTTGCGTGCAGTCATCTGTCAGTGCAGGCAGTGATTATTGTATATTTAGACTGAGATGGTCATTGTGTAGTCAAATATATGTCTTCAAACCATCACCCTAACTATATGAGTGGATTCCACAGTTCAGACAGAACCCCCACCCTCTAATTATATGTGTGGCGGGGGGAGTCTGTTCTCATTAGCAGGTGCCTTCTCCATGTGTCCTGTGGCAGCGACATCAGTGAACAGAGTGAACTGCTAAGACGGCTGCTCCAATCGGGAGTAGAGCTACATTTTGTCCAAATGCACTGGGACGGGAAACATTCAAGGATATGATTTGTATTCCTGAAGGCCGTCGGCTTAAAAGCAATTCGGGGATATTATCATATTTTCCTGAAGAGTGTGTTCAAAGAACATTTGACAGAACTTTTGGGGACTTGGTGAATTGAATAAGGTTAAAAAAAGGTTGTTTTACTAGAGGATTCTGAAACCTTAATAACTAACTTTTAATACTCTGAAATGCATCTTCACTTGCCATCAGATATTGATGGAagatatttttcaaaataagcaTTTGTTTACTGGCAATATTTGCTTGAGATTCAACAAACAACATGTAGGATAATTCACTCTGCCTCCGTGCACCCTGCTAATATTTACCCTTAGCTGGTGCACACAATCAAATAATTAGCTAATTATAAAAGAGACAAAACTCAAAGAggcagggaaagagaggaatGGGAGGGAGAGAATGATACAGAGAGTTGTATTAGAGAGTGGGTGGCACATCGATTAGAGCACTGATGTAGCACAGGAGGTTGTGCTGATGACAGCAGTCTTGGGCCGCTGAGTGCTATAAGcttggtcacagtggctgaacCACAATAAGCTGCACATCACCTCACAGCAAGGCAGACAAAACCAATCTGGGAAAACCCTaaacacagtgagacagagaacaaaagagCCTGTCTGACTATGTGAACAAAAGGGCCTGTGGTGATGATAAAGAGCATCAGAAATTAGGTGTATCTTGGGATTCTTCAGGAGACGCGTCTGAGGAAAAAAACTTGACAGGTTCTCCCCGCTGTCGCATTGCCTTATGTTGGTGACAAACCTACTTAGATGCTAAAAGCAAAGAGGATCACATGGGAGTGAGTGGATGAACTAGTGATGGTGAGGGACTGATTTGATGTATCCTTTGACTGGAATACGAATTATGAAAGTGCACCAAATGTCTATGATCATCAGAGCCTCATCTCTCTGAGTTggaaacactgcaaaaaagACAGTGAGTACCATGTTTGACTTTACAAGTTGTGTATGCACTGTTGCTAATGGTGCACAGTAGTACATTATTTCTGTACCAGTTACCCATGATGAATAGGTAagataaatttacctggtggtGATATGTTAGATTCTTTCAGAATTAAAGTATTTAAAAGAGGCACTGATTTGGACTTTTTGATGGAATAACAGAGAGTACAAGACTAATATTATTcttgcatgtatgcatgttgAGGTAATCTTGGCTGGAATGTATAATGAAGGCAGGCTTTGTATCACCTGATGGTGAGACCTACTAGTTGAGGTAGCTACTCAGTATGAGCTCCTCTGGGAAAACAGCAGGAGGCAAATCTAAAGAAAAATTGAACAGTCCTGCTTCGGTTGTCATGGCAATGCCATATCCCTGGGAATTGCAGAATGCGCGTCCTGACCCATGCGTCTTCCATCAGGGGAAAAGGTCAGTGTTAGAAAGAGGCGGGCTGTTCTGAAGGTTAGCTTTATGCTTCTACACTAACAGCTCATGCATATATTCTGCTGTGCAATGCTTTCACATGTGAACTCACACCCATGCATGGACATATACACACAATATACACACAGTCGCTGTGTGAAagccaggttttttttttccccgacgAGGTATATAATAATCATGTAGGAGCAATCATATCCCTGCAAGTGGGTAGATAGACGCATCGCTGAAGCGATGAGAGCGTGGAGGCAGGATAAGACGATATCTCAGCAGTGATCAAATTCAGCCAAGGACTGGAATTTGTAGTTTTCACTGGGCTCCTAACCTGTCAAGTGCTGCATTTAACCATAGAAAACTCTTCTCAGAAGGTGAGAAATGATGAGCTGAGAACATGGCTCacaggaaatggagagaaaaataaaatctataGTGGAATTGGAAAAGAAAGGGGCCCTCTTcattgtcttttctctctgaaagTGAGCAGGTCTATGTGGGTGAAAGCATGAGAAGCAGACATGAGGTGGGAGAGATGAGACGTGCAGATGGATACAGAGGGGAGGAGAGTTGTCACAGGAGAGCCACAGCTTTCTAATTATCCTGATGGAAGGGTGTACATCATTTGAACCTCTATAGTACGAGCTATACAGCCCCGTTTCTGAAGCGACCTGCTCATATAAGCCCAGGAGAGCAGGCAGAAGTAATTATTGAAATCCTTTACTATATGTAATGCTAATGAGCCCTTAACTGCTCCTACTGATGAAACATGTATTTCCATTTAATACCTTTCTGTTCTGCAGTTGAGGAAGTGTAGAAACTTTGCTGAAGGCAAGGTTCATACAGCTTTTAGAGCAgaattcaagcacttttcaagGTGCCAAAAACTACATTTTCCAGACTCTGGAAGCTTTTATCATCACATCTAAATTACTGTAACTATAAATGCAAAGGCGAAATAAAATTAAGTTTGCAGAATTCAAGCATTTTCCTAACCTTGAAAATTGTTAAAATAAAGCATTGGATTTGGTTTGGATTGAtaaagcatatatatatatatataaacatccCATCACACGCAGGCATCTTATAGCTAATCTGAGGGACAGTCAGATCTCATATGTATCAGGTTATAGCATCATCTGATCTAATtcacatgtgttttcattaaagGGAATCAGGGAATGGGGCGAGAATATTGCAGCGCTCACAGAGTTGTGCTCGGTTCAGTCATTTTGTGCCTGTAATAAATGTTCATTGAGCAGCTCTTTAGTCAAACATAAGAGGTTGCTGgaatattcatccatccatcttgtTGGTGGTATGTTTGTGttaatattttgaaatattgtgGGGGAGGGCGGTGTATTCTTTTATATCGAGGGGAAGGtcaaaagaaaatatttgtAATTTCAAAAAAGATTCAACCCCCCTCTCCCTTAGGTTTTCATGATGTGGAATTACAATATAAGAGGGGAATTCAAGTGTCAAGGTGAGAAGATATGAACAACTGTGAATCTTCTTTTCATTCAGTGGATCACAGTTATGTCCTGCACGCAATTTTATTTCAAAGAACAAATTTGCCACAGAATCTCGTACATTTTTCTCTAAATTGCTCGATTTAGCCAAGCCAGGCAGGACGTGTTACACGCAACTTGTTTTCTAGATTTCAgatgtacatatatacacatgttACAACACGAAGACCGTATGTGAATGTGAGCAGATTGTGTGCCagtcacacacctgcacagacacacacgcaatcaacacatgcacacgcgctTGCTCTCAGTGTCTTTGTTGTCGGTCCAGCAGCACATGTGGCTGTTACAGGAGCCATTTGTCTTTGGCACTTTGCTttattcctctcctcccccGCTGGAGAGCAGACAGGTTTTATAGCTCCCTGGTCCCAGGAGAACCCCAAcaatgcatgcacgcacacacacacacacacacatgcacacacacattctgtgccatctctctttcatccatatatacacacacatacttctGCAGAGGTGTGAATTCCAGCACACTGAAATAGAAGCAAAAGAGTTGGGGGGAACACAAATGGACAGAGCTTCGACATGTGTGCCACCATAATTTATGACTCCTGCATGTTTGCACACAACATAATTAGATTTAGCGCAGGATTTCCATTAAAATGCAGTATACCAGTTGAAGATGAAACCCCAGTCCTCTAACACAGAACATACTGTGTCTTTGCATCCATGTAATTAATCTCTTATGACATCATCCTTGTACACCTTCCCGAGGCTGGATTGAGttaaaatctgtgtgtgaaagtgttaaCTTGTGAGCATCTACCCTGTGCAGACATGTATGTATATTTAAGGCTTctgcacatacagtatcacTGCAAATAAACCAGTAaatcctgaacacacacataaacaatcATCCTCTTGTCCATTTTGGAAAAGTATTCCTTTTCTCCTTGTCCTTGTAATCTATTCACAATCATCCAGCAGGATATAGCTTAGTGAGAAAGTCTATTCAGAAATAAGCTAAGCTTTAGTCATCCGTTCCTTCTCCTCCCATCTCTGTCAGctacacaacacagacagaaatagcaCTGAAATAAGCTAAACGCTCCATTTTCACAGAAGACACAACAGACACCCTGTAGACAGAATTTCACAAGTGATGATTCACTAAACTGTGGCCGGgtgtttgtatgtttgcacCGAGCAATAGCTCACTATGCAGAGCAAAGGGATTAGCATCACAGAGAACAGTGAAGCAGAACGGGGGGATATCCAAAAATAGTATCCTCCAGTTGCTTGATTGTTGCTCTGCACTTTATGTATAGACACATAAACAGCAACAGAGCCGCTTCTCATCAACAAGCTTCCCCGACTGCAGTATAATGTAGCTCCTAGCTGGATTCAATTAAGCTTTGTCCCCTCAGTGATTCCAATCGGTTTCATCCCCTTCtcaaaaaaatcttttcatgtctgtctctatctcttcctcctctccctccctccagcccCTCTTGTACCTTAATAATACAGAGTTAATGAGGGCAGGGCCAAGTGATCAATCCCATTTTCATCGTTATAGACGCCACATCAGCAGACTACATTTGCCCAAATaatccttctctcctcctctgctttctctctctcccactccactcccacagacacacagtttttGCTCCCCAAGGGGAGTCATTCTGGATCGCAGGGGGACCTGTAACAGGATTTCTGCAGGATCTTGGGTCAGAGTGGGTGGTCATGCCTAACTGAATAGAAGAATGAGAAAATCAGATCATCTGCAATAAAAGCTGATTTATTTCCTTATTGTGCGCAGGCAGTCGGTGTGCGCTACCTGCGATGAAATCGCcagaaaatcacaaaatgcCAATAATAGGATTTATTAGCCGAAGCGAAATGAAAAATGGAGGCACATGTTCGCACGCCCGTCCACcaacacatgttcacacacaagGTTTGTCTCGTTAGCTGACGAGACGGCAAACTGTGCCAAAAAAGGATACAAAAAACCCCCTTAAAGTGTCACATCCAGAAATGAGTGTGAGCTTAAAGCGTGTGcttgcatgcacatgtgcaaaGTTGCACATATAAATAACATGGGTACCACCTACATGCACAACTACACACATCCAGACTATCACTGCAGCAGGagcacagacaaagagacagctTCTCACTGAGAGAAGATGTGGCTTATAAAATACAGGTCTGTCACGCAAAAACACACTTGCTGATGAAATTTTCCATCCCCTTAACTGTTATTTTTGCAGTGTTGCTTCTGGTGAGTACTGGGAATGAATCTCCTCTAAATCAGACATGGTGCTGCTCCACTGTCTAGTtatgctgtgctgtgcagcccGTAAAGATGGATTGTGGTTGAGGTGGATAAAGGGAGGACAAatgtgcaggaaatgaaaaaagaaatgacaacGGGAATTAGATGGATtgggaacaaaaaacaaagaggaactgATATGAAGATGAGCGTGATTAGAAATGAACGGAGTGCTCCAGTCTGGAGGGGAGAAttaggaagaggagg
This region of Chaetodon trifascialis isolate fChaTrf1 chromosome 16, fChaTrf1.hap1, whole genome shotgun sequence genomic DNA includes:
- the mtus2a gene encoding microtubule-associated tumor suppressor candidate 2, translated to MSIPTGYQGLRANVDRGEKIGNKTQMQFPQAGDDNANRLSSIGNHEGRGLIEDAGFSTGSIPPLVSQSESPDKLVIWGSEQQCMEPDLREFECQEIHTFLGNRDQEEDNEEEDDGGSLRDGKDEGAMSISSSSTASSASIGVRRNDNDSNKVEGRIQRGKEVQKRIACHSTEELDTCVTGSIEKRDTRSGRAGDRERRKGGLKESKSETNVFVSSLSAVCLSGSLSSALDSSGEAPSLISLSNSKTNPYPNTNNTTSAQTRRRAAPVDANQNSPPLHAQEKHGRPQYYSQDHRQEDGSQHRNGLSSDGGLGQRRKAGFEERVMPPRRQQLVRPLCQTEMGRSTSLVEPNAHQAETGQPFSSDPSPDSHSNGSNRKFTKSSLREPSDFSPLYKASGFSQPRQPNQAAPREAPPAEKQTAAAAWRNSSPSNPSTSEKRPQTQLTYRRNCSSPNRTGVDSRSSTPPHSPLRTPQGSPRRQPSMYLVSRSVSGVIRHIPSGCNPAVTTSAQGYSNSCMRAPVKTNISTSGIPKAPPNNQQSSNHNASPKESSPSPKLKPKGVRPKIITYVRKNPQFKPQASDGPYQVSSLPSRLSAYTHGQTATSFKDPPKDPSKSDAETRGAPVLSASNLLYDKYRQEMQTNVFPSGMLNRTIRPPGHTHTVPPAHTHSHTAPPKLGSKADNFYGPTSEVGRSASLKGNTAEDALQARTASQAGGSGSLLRSGRGLRLGLGAVTRTATGSAKGRGPGQAQRSTLVFSQPVQPVSPATSQKSQDNTDDQVFTHHAPAPPPATAAAQPQAAASRSLLPKASQSGLRPPGFSSTRLPAGRLAAFGFVRSSSVSSVSSAHSADSTQSDPCRTAHRLSVSEEPPLHRVTTGPPSTDHQRGAPCRSNSLQPPSTPALPRRYLPAQPRSSPGVGRKEFQRSSEVTRSLPSSPKRLAVVPPKPQSPVQSGQRPSAALRGSAPPGSPRRVAPLRLQQEQQESLQREKEEAQQKERERQAEEREKEEQREEVQRLQGRCEQQERQLRALREELRKTSLGLEAFIITTQHYCLKNKTTEENQRKLSLEMQKIREEMASNSARWERLHLEKTALEVAFERELQELQLQQEAELAAVEESLRKCHSAEAEHLKAEHRSEMEELRTQQQEQMEEMTVNHQAAIQELRDMHNITMATLHEEHARTMRDLRKAHEQQKMLLEEDFEKHRLSLQDQVDTLTFQNQSLRDKAKRFEEALRRSTDEQIVDALAPYQHIEQDLKSLKEVVEMKNQQIHQQEKKISDLEKVAQKNVFLEEKVQVLQQQNEDLKARIQMNLTLSRQLSEENANLHEEVEKESTEKKRLSRNNEELLWRLQTSPLMSPASSPLHRSFSTSPVPSSPFFSSSPVAGCDSPAHCHGCPQQAQYSSPSHRAVTNQNFSPGPATPTHKAASNQNYSPGPATPTHRVSANRCSSAACLSSLQR